The nucleotide sequence ACAGGTTTATTGGTTTACTCCAAATTGCGCTCAATTAAAGAAACAGACGAATCTTCCGTAAACAATATTACCGTTGCTGCTTATCAGGACGGATATACCGGCTTCGGAGGCTATGCATATAAGCACTATTTGCAGGTTCTAAACAACGCGCCTCTTCCTTGGACGGCATGTGCCTTTATTGCTTACATGGTAACAACAAAGGAAGGCTTCCATCCTTGGGGAAAAGACATGGGCGGATACAGCTCCAATCCTGCTATCAATCAAGATCACAGCATGGACGGATATGTTGATGAAGAAGTAAACGGCGAAGTTAAAAAAATAAATAAATTCCCCGCTAAAAACGATAGAGGCTATGACTGGTGGACAGGAGAAGGAAAAGGCGGCTTAATTGTCGAAGATCCCGTATACTGTGCAAGTGTAACCTTTACCGTAGGTGAATGGATCAGCTCCTTAAGAAACTAAAAGATTACTAAAAAATTAATATGAATTTATTAAGCCTCTAAAAACTATGTCAGGTTTTTAGAGGCTTTATTATTAAATGTATGCGTCCGCCTGTGTGCGGTAAAGGAGTAAAGAAGAATATTGCATAAATGCTCAAGTTATAGTATAATCGTAAGGAAGTTAATTTATGGAGGAGACTTTGACTAAGACAATTCCGGTTTTTTTAAATCAAAGTAAGGATTTTTTTAGAAAACCTCAAAACCTGATATTGCTTATATTCGGTGTTGTGCTCTCTGTTACGACTATAGCTCCGATAGTAACTATTCTTCTGGATACAATTACGGTTCATCCCGGCACCATAGATGCTATGCATGGGCCTGACGGTTTTACCGTCTTTAATTGGAAAGATATTTTTACCGGCTCCCTTTCGTCGAGAAATTTTTGGAGTCCGCTCACAAACACTCTGCTGCTTGCGATATTCAGCTGTATAGGGGCCATCTTAATAGGCGGTATTTTTGCATATTTGATTACACGCACAAATATAAAATGCAAAAAATATCTTAATGTCGTTTTTATTTTTCCGTATATAATGCCTCAGTGGACATTGGCTCTTACTTGGATGAACTTATTTAAGAGTACCGCTGTTACGGGAGGCTCTAACGGAATACTTGCAGATATTTTCGGAGTTACAATGCCTGCATGGTGGGCTGAGGGTCTATTCCCTTCAATTGTTGTTCTATCCCTGCACTATGCAGCCTTTGCCTATATTTTAATCGGCGGCATATTTAAAAATATGGATTCCAATTTGGAAGAAGCTGCCTTGATTTTAAATACTTCAAAATCAAAAATTTTCCGCAAAGTAACCCTTCCATTATTAAGACCTGCCATCCTATCGACCATCTTGCTCGTTTTCGGCAGCGCTATGGGTAGCTATCCCGTTCCGCACTATTTAAAACTGACAACCCTTTCCACCAAATATATAGACTTAAAGGTTGTAAGGACGGGGCAGGCAAGTATTATCGGCGTAGTGATGATGATCTTCGGAATTTTAATTCTGATTACAAACAGGCTCAGCATGAAATCCCGAAAAAACTATACCACAATTACCGGAAAGAGCGGACAGGTCAGCAAGGTAAATGTGGGAAAAATCGGGCAATATTTAATTCCTGCTATTTTAATTATCTTTACCTTATTTACCGGAATATACCCCGTTATTTCCTTTGCCTTTGAAACCTTTTTGCCCAACCCCGGAGACTACAGCTTTTTTAGGACAGGTAATTTTGCAAACCTAACCTTAAAATGGTGGACTCATCGCTCGGCAGAAGATGTCGGTATGTACGGACAATTCGGTATTTTATATAACCGTGCCTTTTGGATGAGTTTTAAAGGAACTATGATTGTTGCCTTTTTCTGCGCCTTCCTTGCAGGAACGATAGGGCTTTTGATAGGCTATTCGGTAAGCAAACACAGAAGAAACAAGTTTGCAAATTACGTAAACGACATAGCTTTTTTGCCTTACCTTTTGCCTTCGCTTGCAGTAGGCATAGCCTTCTTTATATTTGGGTCTATGCTGGGAATCTATGATACCTTTTTGCTTTTAATAATAGTCGGAACAATTAAGTATATTCCTTTTTCGTCGAGGGGCTCTCTTAACTCGATGCTTCAAATCAGCAATGAAATAGAAGAGTCGGCTTTGATACAGGATACGCCTTGGCATAAGCGTATGACGAAGATAATAATTCCCATTCAAAAGACGGCAATTTTAAGCGGCTATCTTTTGCCATTTATAACCTGTGTTAGGGAATTGACCTTATTTATGCTTTTGTGCAGTCAGTCCAAGATAAGCACAACCATGCTTGACTATTATGATGAGATGGGCTTATACGCCTTTTCGAGTGCAATCAACTTAATTTTAATTATATTTATTTTGGCCGTAAATTTCGGATTAAACAAGCTTACAAAGGCCGGAATCGATACGGGTGTAGGAGGTCAATAATGCCTGAGATAATTTTACAAAACCTTACGAAAAGATGGGGAAAATTTTACGGAACTGATAATTTAAATTTAACCATAGAAAATAATTCGTTTATTACCCTGCTGGGGCCTTCAGGCTGCGGCAAAACAACAACGCTTAGAATGATTGCCGGTCTTGAAACTCCGACAAGCGGAAAGATAATCATCGACGGGGAAACGGTTTTTGACAGCGAGCAAGGTATAAACATTCCTGCAAACAAAAGAAAGGTCGGCTTTTTGTTTCAAAACTATGCCCTTTGGCCGAATATGACCGTTTATGAAAACATAAGT is from Treponema denticola and encodes:
- a CDS encoding ABC transporter permease → MEETLTKTIPVFLNQSKDFFRKPQNLILLIFGVVLSVTTIAPIVTILLDTITVHPGTIDAMHGPDGFTVFNWKDIFTGSLSSRNFWSPLTNTLLLAIFSCIGAILIGGIFAYLITRTNIKCKKYLNVVFIFPYIMPQWTLALTWMNLFKSTAVTGGSNGILADIFGVTMPAWWAEGLFPSIVVLSLHYAAFAYILIGGIFKNMDSNLEEAALILNTSKSKIFRKVTLPLLRPAILSTILLVFGSAMGSYPVPHYLKLTTLSTKYIDLKVVRTGQASIIGVVMMIFGILILITNRLSMKSRKNYTTITGKSGQVSKVNVGKIGQYLIPAILIIFTLFTGIYPVISFAFETFLPNPGDYSFFRTGNFANLTLKWWTHRSAEDVGMYGQFGILYNRAFWMSFKGTMIVAFFCAFLAGTIGLLIGYSVSKHRRNKFANYVNDIAFLPYLLPSLAVGIAFFIFGSMLGIYDTFLLLIIVGTIKYIPFSSRGSLNSMLQISNEIEESALIQDTPWHKRMTKIIIPIQKTAILSGYLLPFITCVRELTLFMLLCSQSKISTTMLDYYDEMGLYAFSSAINLILIIFILAVNFGLNKLTKAGIDTGVGGQ